Proteins encoded by one window of Gammaproteobacteria bacterium:
- a CDS encoding bifunctional nuclease family protein translates to MNDAIPVELIGVRLQLPTNQPVVLLRETAGTRFLPIWIGAVEATAIAYAVEGLVPQRPLTHDLLKLVAEALGGTVVRIVITELRDAVFYADLVFDRDGEEVHISARPSDAIALAARTSAPIFASAEVIDDAGIEIRDEDEESEIEKFREFLDEVTPEDFVPHEGPPGE, encoded by the coding sequence GTGAATGACGCTATCCCAGTGGAACTGATCGGAGTACGTCTCCAACTGCCGACCAACCAGCCGGTCGTGCTTCTGCGCGAGACCGCCGGCACCCGATTCTTGCCGATATGGATCGGGGCCGTCGAAGCGACAGCCATTGCTTACGCCGTAGAGGGCCTGGTCCCTCAGCGTCCACTGACACACGACCTCTTGAAGTTGGTCGCGGAGGCTCTTGGTGGAACGGTCGTAAGGATCGTGATCACCGAATTGCGTGATGCCGTGTTCTACGCCGACCTCGTCTTCGATCGAGACGGCGAAGAGGTGCACATCTCGGCTCGGCCTTCCGACGCCATCGCTCTGGCGGCGAGAACCAGCGCGCCGATCTTCGCTTCTGCAGAAGTCATCGACGATGCCGGGATCGAGATTCGCGACGAGGACGAGGAGTCCGAGATCGAGAAATTCCGGGAGTTTCTCGACGAAGTGACCCCTGAGGATTTTGTCCCGCACGAAGGGCCTCCCGGGGAATGA
- a CDS encoding potassium channel protein: MTSTARIRIGAAILIAVVVLGTLGFIILEHAGFLEALYMVVITISTVGFREVVPLSVTGRVLTMALIIVGVGTLFFTAAAALEMAVENISERRRAQMEYKTRRLTDHTIICGWGRVGRGVWEILQERKLPCVVIERDRSVADRAREAGALVVEGNATYDETLELAGIQKAKALVAAVNSDSDNLVIVLSSKALQSGLMVVARASDMEAEHKLLLAGADRAVSPQSVGARRLASLVIQPELADFIDLVARKGPVEYRVQRVPIHEGSRVVGKSLKDAAIRERSGAMVLAVERAVTGELHFNPDPDLVLAAGDVLIGVGVPGQLERLVDACGR, from the coding sequence ATGACGAGTACCGCCAGGATCCGCATCGGGGCAGCGATCCTCATTGCGGTGGTCGTGCTGGGAACCCTCGGATTCATCATCCTGGAACATGCAGGTTTCCTCGAAGCCCTCTACATGGTCGTGATCACGATCTCAACCGTGGGATTCAGGGAAGTGGTACCGCTCTCGGTGACAGGACGTGTCCTCACCATGGCATTGATCATCGTGGGCGTCGGGACGTTGTTCTTCACCGCGGCTGCCGCCCTGGAAATGGCAGTCGAGAACATCTCGGAACGGAGGCGAGCACAGATGGAGTACAAAACCAGGCGTCTGACGGATCACACGATCATTTGCGGCTGGGGGCGGGTCGGCAGGGGAGTATGGGAGATCCTCCAGGAGCGCAAGCTCCCATGCGTGGTCATCGAGCGGGACCGATCGGTGGCCGATCGTGCCCGAGAGGCGGGCGCCCTGGTCGTTGAGGGTAACGCCACCTACGACGAGACTCTGGAACTCGCCGGCATCCAGAAGGCCAAGGCCCTCGTCGCCGCCGTGAATTCCGATTCCGACAACCTGGTCATCGTCCTATCGTCCAAAGCTCTCCAATCCGGTCTGATGGTGGTTGCCCGGGCCTCGGACATGGAAGCCGAGCACAAGTTGCTCCTTGCCGGAGCCGACCGGGCGGTCTCCCCCCAGAGCGTCGGGGCCCGGAGGTTGGCTTCCCTCGTGATCCAGCCCGAACTGGCGGACTTCATCGATCTCGTCGCGCGCAAAGGGCCCGTTGAGTATCGCGTCCAACGCGTCCCGATTCACGAGGGATCAAGAGTTGTCGGCAAGAGCCTCAAGGATGCCGCTATTCGCGAACGGTCCGGCGCGATGGTTCTGGCGGTGGAGCGTGCCGTAACCGGCGAACTCCATTTCAATCCCGACCCCGATCTCGTCCTCGCAGCCGGAGACGTCCTCATCGGTGTCGGCGTTCCCGGTCAGCTCGAACGTCTCGTAGATGCGTGTGGAAGGTAG
- a CDS encoding MerR family transcriptional regulator: MLPRSETVGEQGFRAPQVCRLVGITYRQLDYWARTGLLQPSLKTARGSGSQRLYAFGDVVQLKVVKRLLDAGMSLKKIRQAIGILRVQLQSARPLVDVTLLSDGQTIYAAHSSQEVVDVFRRGQGVFGIAVGPVQKELEGEIHALWAEEEEAAQAKEVGV; encoded by the coding sequence CTGCTACCAAGGAGCGAGACCGTGGGCGAACAGGGATTCAGAGCACCGCAAGTATGCCGCCTCGTCGGTATCACGTACCGGCAACTCGACTATTGGGCGCGCACCGGCCTGCTGCAGCCGTCGCTGAAAACCGCTCGAGGCTCCGGATCACAACGCCTCTACGCATTCGGCGACGTCGTACAGCTCAAGGTGGTCAAGCGCCTCCTCGACGCAGGCATGAGCCTCAAGAAGATCCGCCAGGCGATCGGGATTCTCCGTGTCCAGCTGCAGTCTGCTCGTCCGCTGGTGGACGTCACATTGCTCTCGGATGGACAGACCATCTACGCGGCGCACAGCTCACAGGAAGTCGTCGACGTGTTCCGGCGCGGCCAGGGTGTGTTCGGCATCGCCGTCGGCCCCGTTCAGAAAGAGCTGGAAGGTGAGATCCATGCTCTGTGGGCCGAGGAAGAGGAAGCCGCTCAGGCCAAGGAGGTAGGCGTCTGA
- the gcvT gene encoding glycine cleavage system aminomethyltransferase GcvT codes for MPRSPLHAEHVRLGARFVDFASWEMPIQYDSVLSEHQVVRKAAGVFDVSHLGRFLVEGNGSTNLLRSLLCNDIINVDPGAAQYTMSLNEAGGVLDDIIVWRWSDERYWVIPNGANDDGIRARFRAAAPSSVTIESIREDTVLVALQGPDSPRVFKEIFGLVPDHFRVTTGEFRGTPVQIAGTGYTGERGGEIAITRGAGVAMFHALLNAGAAPCGLGARDTLRLEMGYPLWGQDLDESTTPLEAGLRWVVKWDHEFVGKAALQRQMEQGLPKRQVAFVMDGRQIARHGYPMRAGASSGTVTSGNFSPVLGRGIGLGYLSPPAEPDATIEVQIRGKWVSAHRAKLPFIGRR; via the coding sequence ATGCCACGTTCCCCGCTGCATGCCGAACACGTCCGCCTCGGCGCCAGATTCGTCGATTTCGCAAGCTGGGAGATGCCCATTCAGTACGACAGTGTGCTGAGCGAGCACCAGGTCGTTCGAAAAGCGGCCGGCGTGTTCGACGTCTCCCACCTCGGCAGGTTCCTCGTCGAGGGAAACGGCAGCACGAACCTGCTCCGCAGCCTTCTCTGTAACGACATCATCAACGTCGATCCCGGTGCGGCGCAGTACACGATGTCTCTCAATGAAGCGGGCGGTGTACTCGACGACATCATCGTGTGGCGCTGGTCCGACGAGCGGTATTGGGTCATCCCCAACGGCGCGAATGATGACGGGATCCGGGCGAGGTTTCGTGCAGCGGCGCCCTCGAGCGTGACCATCGAGTCGATACGCGAGGACACCGTTCTCGTCGCTCTTCAAGGGCCCGACTCACCCCGCGTCTTCAAGGAGATCTTCGGCCTCGTCCCCGATCACTTCCGGGTCACCACAGGTGAATTCCGGGGCACGCCGGTACAGATCGCCGGCACCGGCTACACGGGGGAGCGCGGTGGTGAGATCGCGATCACCCGAGGCGCAGGTGTCGCCATGTTTCACGCATTGCTGAATGCCGGTGCCGCACCATGCGGGCTCGGAGCGCGCGACACCTTGAGGCTGGAGATGGGCTATCCCCTGTGGGGACAGGACCTCGACGAATCGACCACACCCCTGGAGGCAGGACTGCGCTGGGTCGTCAAGTGGGACCACGAATTCGTAGGCAAGGCCGCCCTCCAACGCCAGATGGAGCAGGGCCTGCCCAAACGCCAGGTTGCGTTTGTGATGGACGGTCGGCAGATCGCCCGACACGGATATCCGATGCGTGCGGGAGCTTCGTCCGGAACGGTCACCAGTGGCAACTTCAGCCCGGTGCTCGGGCGGGGGATAGGGCTCGGATACTTGAGCCCGCCCGCGGAGCCAGATGCGACTATCGAAGTCCAGATCCGCGGGAAGTGGGTCTCCGCCCACCGGGCAAAGTTGCCGTTCATCGGGAGGCGATAA
- a CDS encoding aminomethyl-transferring glycine dehydrogenase subunit GcvPA: protein MDFTPHTEQDIAMMLECLGLRDVDDLFAHLPISVLVDRSPRVGEGVSEAELQHMFAAWARSNRSDLVCFAGGGYYDHYVSPTVKALTSRPEFVTAYTPYQAEVSQGMLQILYEYQSMVCGITEMDITNASMYDGATAAAEAVNAAILATRRSAVWVSLGVSPRIRETIRTLATARDIEMVEHPLVGGRTVWATDAGPEPAAVLWAQPNYLGVVEDYDDAVATARQHGALAVVSYDPMTLGVLRSPGSAGVDIAVGEGQALGSSLSFGGPGLGLFSITTKHMRRMPGRIIGRTVDRDGATAYVMTLRAREQDIRRAKASSNICSNEALNAVAAAVQLGWLGPNGLAEVGEQSAQKAHYLAERLEQIPGVQRANEAPFVREFAVLLPMEPEIVIEAMIDRGYLAGIALSKDYPDLPGGLLIAVTERRSREELDGYADAMKEVLANG, encoded by the coding sequence ATGGATTTCACTCCACACACGGAACAGGACATAGCGATGATGCTCGAGTGCCTCGGACTTCGGGACGTCGACGATCTCTTCGCTCATCTGCCGATCAGCGTGCTCGTCGATCGTTCTCCAAGGGTCGGGGAAGGCGTCTCCGAGGCGGAATTGCAGCACATGTTCGCCGCCTGGGCCCGGTCGAATCGCTCCGACCTCGTCTGTTTCGCCGGTGGCGGCTACTACGACCACTACGTGTCACCTACGGTGAAGGCACTCACGTCTCGTCCGGAGTTTGTCACCGCCTACACGCCATACCAGGCGGAAGTGTCCCAAGGCATGCTCCAGATCCTGTACGAATACCAGTCGATGGTGTGCGGTATCACGGAGATGGACATCACGAATGCCTCCATGTACGACGGTGCGACCGCCGCCGCGGAGGCCGTGAATGCGGCGATCTTGGCGACCCGGCGCTCTGCCGTCTGGGTTTCGTTGGGGGTGAGTCCGCGGATTCGCGAAACGATCCGCACCCTGGCGACGGCGAGAGACATCGAGATGGTCGAACATCCGCTTGTCGGTGGGAGAACCGTCTGGGCAACAGATGCCGGACCGGAACCCGCCGCCGTGCTGTGGGCCCAGCCCAACTACCTTGGCGTGGTTGAGGACTACGACGACGCCGTGGCCACGGCACGACAGCATGGCGCCCTTGCGGTCGTCTCCTATGACCCCATGACGCTCGGCGTACTCCGAAGCCCCGGATCCGCTGGGGTCGACATCGCCGTCGGCGAAGGTCAGGCGCTCGGCAGCTCACTGTCCTTCGGAGGACCCGGCCTCGGACTCTTCTCCATCACGACCAAGCACATGCGGCGCATGCCGGGTCGGATCATCGGACGGACCGTCGATCGTGACGGTGCAACCGCCTATGTGATGACATTGCGTGCCAGGGAACAGGATATTCGAAGAGCCAAGGCGTCCTCCAACATCTGTTCGAACGAGGCGCTCAACGCGGTCGCGGCCGCCGTGCAGCTCGGATGGCTCGGCCCAAATGGCTTGGCCGAGGTCGGAGAGCAATCGGCACAGAAAGCGCACTATCTGGCAGAACGTCTCGAGCAGATCCCCGGTGTCCAGCGCGCCAACGAGGCACCGTTCGTACGCGAGTTCGCCGTCCTTCTCCCCATGGAACCTGAGATCGTGATCGAGGCGATGATCGATCGCGGCTACCTGGCGGGAATCGCCCTTTCGAAGGACTATCCGGATCTTCCCGGTGGGTTACTCATCGCCGTCACCGAACGCAGGAGCAGAGAAGAACTCGACGGATACGCGGACGCCATGAAGGAGGTGCTCGCGAATGGCTGA
- a CDS encoding aminotransferase class V-fold PLP-dependent enzyme, translated as MAEPAGRASSSPLLGGATEPTLAEFSSPGRKAWSLPPLDVPKSPLDLVEGRDGLVDLPEVSEHDLVMHVTRLAHRNFAVDLGAYPLGSCTMKYNPKIADWVADLPEFGTLHPDTPPYAAQGTMEVLVEAERILCELTGMFRATFQPAAGAAGELTGMMITRAYHAANGNPRSVMLVPDSAHGTNPASAALSGYEVKEVPSNEHGMVDLDTLRAVLNDEVAGLMLTNPNTLGLFEVEILDIADAVHEVGGLLYYDGANLNAILGVSRPGDMGFDIVHSNLHKTFGTPHGGGGPGSGPVAVSRELAPFLPGPLPVRDDEGLLRWGMPARSIGRVHGRHGNFGVVLRAVAYMRALGGAGLRRVAERSVLNARYLAYLLSDRFEIPYPAPCMHEFVASAHRIKTETGVHTMDIVKALLDEGFHAPTMYFPLIVHEALMFEPTETQSRETLEALAAAMNAIGEKAYTDPTAVKDAPILTPVHRPDDALAARHLNVSWFMEE; from the coding sequence ATGGCTGAACCCGCAGGACGCGCATCATCCTCGCCGCTCCTGGGCGGCGCCACCGAGCCGACACTCGCAGAATTCTCCAGTCCCGGAAGGAAGGCGTGGTCTCTCCCGCCCCTCGACGTACCGAAGTCGCCGCTGGATCTCGTGGAGGGACGCGATGGTCTCGTCGATCTCCCGGAGGTGTCCGAGCACGACCTGGTGATGCATGTCACCCGCCTGGCACACCGCAACTTCGCCGTCGACCTCGGTGCATACCCCCTCGGCTCCTGCACCATGAAGTACAACCCGAAGATCGCCGATTGGGTTGCCGATCTCCCAGAGTTTGGGACTCTGCATCCGGACACTCCGCCCTACGCAGCGCAAGGGACGATGGAGGTGCTGGTGGAAGCCGAGCGTATCCTCTGCGAGCTCACCGGCATGTTTCGTGCGACCTTCCAGCCTGCCGCCGGAGCCGCAGGAGAACTCACGGGCATGATGATCACTCGTGCGTACCACGCTGCCAACGGGAATCCGCGCAGTGTCATGCTGGTCCCTGACTCCGCACACGGTACGAACCCGGCGTCGGCCGCGCTGAGCGGCTACGAGGTCAAAGAAGTGCCATCGAATGAGCACGGAATGGTCGACCTCGACACACTCCGTGCAGTCCTGAACGACGAGGTTGCCGGCTTGATGCTGACCAACCCGAACACGCTCGGGCTGTTTGAAGTGGAGATCCTGGATATCGCCGATGCCGTGCATGAGGTGGGAGGCCTCCTCTACTACGACGGAGCCAACCTGAATGCGATCCTCGGAGTGTCCAGACCGGGTGACATGGGGTTCGACATCGTCCACTCCAATCTGCACAAGACCTTCGGGACTCCCCATGGGGGTGGTGGACCGGGATCCGGCCCCGTGGCGGTTTCGAGGGAACTTGCTCCTTTCCTGCCAGGACCGCTGCCGGTACGCGACGACGAAGGCCTCCTCCGATGGGGAATGCCTGCGCGCTCGATCGGCAGGGTGCATGGTCGGCACGGGAATTTCGGCGTGGTGCTGCGCGCCGTCGCCTACATGCGTGCGCTGGGAGGAGCAGGCCTCCGGCGAGTCGCAGAGCGGTCCGTGCTGAACGCCCGGTATCTCGCCTACCTCCTGAGCGACCGTTTCGAGATTCCGTACCCGGCGCCGTGTATGCACGAGTTCGTTGCCTCCGCCCATCGGATCAAAACCGAAACGGGCGTACACACCATGGACATCGTCAAGGCCCTCCTCGATGAGGGATTCCATGCTCCAACGATGTACTTCCCGCTGATCGTTCACGAGGCGCTCATGTTCGAGCCGACCGAGACGCAGTCGAGGGAGACTTTGGAGGCATTGGCTGCCGCGATGAACGCGATCGGCGAGAAGGCGTACACGGATCCCACAGCCGTCAAGGACGCTCCCATTCTGACGCCTGTCCATCGGCCCGACGACGCCCTTGCCGCCCGTCATCTGAATGTCAGCTGGTTCATGGAGGAGTAG
- a CDS encoding alpha/beta fold hydrolase, giving the protein MEERTARDGTMIAIRRWAVPSPKAAMLIVHGLGEHSGRYDHVARFFNGRGIDVTAFDLRGHGLSGGRRGYVGRWSDYLDDLEDRLLETQSIGAPVVLYGHSLGGLIAASYVTSDRPQPDALIASAPGLEDNLKPILHVLPKILGPLLPTLAVATGITADQLSRDPAVGEAYFADPLVLTKATLRLAAEALQAQVATIGQLAKISLPTLTIHGSEDSLVPPSASALLEPHAKRILYEGLRHECHNEPEQAKVLNDIATWVEEQVQA; this is encoded by the coding sequence ATGGAAGAGAGAACGGCGAGAGACGGAACGATGATCGCCATACGGCGATGGGCGGTACCAAGCCCGAAGGCGGCGATGCTCATCGTTCACGGACTTGGCGAACACAGCGGACGGTACGACCACGTTGCCCGGTTTTTCAACGGAAGGGGTATCGACGTAACCGCCTTCGACCTGCGAGGACATGGTCTGTCCGGTGGGCGACGAGGCTACGTCGGACGCTGGAGCGACTACCTGGACGATCTCGAAGACAGGCTGTTGGAGACGCAATCCATCGGAGCTCCCGTCGTGCTCTACGGACACTCGCTCGGAGGACTGATTGCCGCGTCGTATGTCACGTCGGATCGTCCGCAGCCGGACGCTCTCATAGCGAGCGCACCCGGCCTCGAAGACAACCTGAAACCGATACTGCATGTGCTCCCGAAGATCCTCGGTCCGTTACTGCCCACGCTCGCCGTGGCGACGGGGATCACCGCGGATCAACTGTCGCGAGACCCGGCAGTCGGAGAGGCCTACTTCGCCGATCCGCTGGTCCTGACAAAGGCCACGCTTCGACTCGCAGCGGAGGCACTGCAGGCCCAAGTTGCGACAATCGGTCAACTGGCGAAGATCTCGCTCCCGACGCTGACGATTCACGGATCCGAAGACTCACTCGTCCCTCCGTCGGCGAGTGCACTCTTGGAGCCCCACGCGAAGCGTATCCTGTACGAAGGGCTTCGCCATGAGTGCCACAACGAGCCCGAGCAGGCCAAGGTCCTGAACGACATCGCCACCTGGGTTGAGGAACAGGTTCAGGCGTAG